TAGGCGGCTCAGTTAGTTCTTTAATTCCTAACGTATCTACTTTTTTAGCCACTTCCGTCAGTTTACTCTTAAACATCAGATCAGCTTTAAGCGACTTATATTCCCAACTCAGCTCTTTTACTTCTTTATTTAATTTATCAATACTCCTGATATTCTTAACAGCCATATGGCTATTGGCTATGTAAAGCATACATAAAACCGAAAGAAATATCAAAAACGGCAACATCTCCGTTGCAGCTTCTTTACTTACCACCCCCTCAGTGAATAACTTTTTAAAAAAAGTGTTACTACTTTCAGGCTCTTTTCGTTTAGGTTTAGATTTAACCTTAACATCAATCTCTTCTTCTAATTCCGGCTCTTCATCAAGATGTTCCCTAAACCGATTACTCATATCTTCTCCCCCACTCTTAATTTCGCACTTCTCGAACGACTGTTCTGCTGCAACTCAAGTTCATCAGCCACAATCGCTTTTCTGGTTATCACCTTAAAAGGCTTCTGTTCATTACCAAAAAAATCTTTATCCACCTCACCCCTAAACTTTCCTTTGGCGAGGAAATTTTTAACCGGCCTATCTTCCAACGAATGGTAAGACATTACCACCAGACGCCCACCCGGCTTTAGAACATCAGCCGTTTGTAGCAGAAAATCCTCCAGCACTTTCATTTCGGCATTCACCTCAATGCGCAAAGCCTGAAAAACCTGCGCCATATATTTATGCTCTTTACCCTTAGGAATATGAGCAGCAGCAATCGCTTTAAAATCAGCCAACGTTAAAACCGGACGATCAACACGCCCCGTAACAATAACCCGAGCTAAAGATTTTGCATTTTTAACCTCACCGTAAATACCAAAAATTTTATGCAACTGATCTTCAGTATACGTATTCAAAACATCCGCAGCAGTTAACTTACCTTGCTTATCCATACGCATATCTAACGCCGCATCAAACCGCGTAGAAAAACCTCTTTCAGGCTCATTAAACTGATGCGAAGAAACCCCCAAATCAGCCAAAATACCATCCACAGTTTTATAACCCAGCAAACGAAGGTTATTTTTAAGAAAAGCAAAATTTTGATCAACAAAATGAAAACGGGGATCATCGATCTTATTTCTTTGCGCATCAGGATCCTGATCAAACGCAATCAAAACACCGTCTTTACCTAATTTTTTAAGGATCTCACGCGAGTGTCCACCGCCACCAAAAGTCACATCCACATACACTCCATCCGGCTTAATATTTAAGCCATCCATACACTCCTTTAACAAAACAGGAACATGATAATTATTTTCCATCTTCCCCCCTGTTTTTATTTCCCATCACTTCCTGAGCAAGAAAAGCAAAATTCTCAGGCTCTTCATCAAACAAAGCCTCATAAGCCTTTTTAGACCAAACTTCCACCTTATCAAACTGACAAGCCAAAACGAGGTCATCACTAATTTCAATGCCCACCGACTCCAATAAAGACTTAGGCAAATTCACTCTTCCGGCAGCATCCAACGTCAAAGACGTCGCGCCGCGCGTGAAATAACGAATAAATGCTCTGGTTTTTGGTTCGTACTGGTTCAACTTACTCATCTCTTCCACCATGCTTTCCCACACTTTCTTGGGATAAATCACCAAGTGCTTCTCGAAGCCACGGTTAATCACAAGCCCCTCATCCTCAACATTAGGCAATTGTTTTTTCAGATTCGAAGGGACCATCAAGCGGCCTTTCGCATCCAATTTACAATCAAACTCTCCTAATAGTTGTACCATTTCTATATGTGCACTTTTTATGTAGTGTAAAAATAGATATTTCTACCACTTTTTACCACATTCTACCACAAAAAATTATCAACATATTTCATACCAATATTTTTCTGCGTTTAAACTATCAAAAACGCAGAAAACATGGTGGTAAACAAAAACAGGCGTTTCGTAAAAACGAAACGCCTGTCCTAAAATTAAGTCTTATGATTAATCATTAATCGCCTTAACACCAGGCAATTCCTTTCCTTCCATATATTCAAGTAATGCACCGCCTCCGGTAGATACATAGCTTACTTTATCTTCTAAACCGAATTTAGCAATAGCCGCAGCCGAGTCCCCCCCGCCTATTAAGGAGAAAGCACCATTTTTCTGTGTTGCAGCCACCACAGCATCCGCAACAGCACGTGTACCCTGCTCAAAATTAGCCATTTCAAATACACCCATTGGCCCATTCCACAATAACGTCTTAGAGTTAGCAATCACCTCAGAAAACAAAGCAACTGTCTTTGGACCAATATCCAATCCCATCCAGTCTGCAGGAATCCGTCCGGTATCCACCGTTCCCTTATTCGCTTCATTATCAAACTTATCAGCAATAACCGTATCTAATGGCAAATATAAATTAACACCTTTTGCCTTAGCCTTCTCCATCAATTCTAAACACAAAGCCATTCTATCAGCTTCCAACAATGAAGTACCGATTTCACCACCTTGCGCCTTTGCAAAAGTATACGCCATACCACCACCAATAATCAAGTTATCTACCTTATTCAGCAAACTCTCAATCAGTAAAATTTTATCCGACACTTTCGCACCACCCATAATTGCAGTAAAAGGTTTATCAGCACCGTCATTTACCTTTTCAGCGTTCTTCAATTCTTCTGCCATCAAATAACCGAAGTATTTATCATTCGGAAAAAATTCAGCAACAATCGCCGTCGAAGCATGCGCACGGTGTGCTGTTCCGAAAGCATCATTTACATATACATCCCCTAACTTTGCTAATTTCTCTGCAAAGTCACGGTCACCTTTCTCTTCTTCTTTATGAAAACGTAAATTCTCCAAAAGCAACACCTCACCTGGTACTAAATTCTTTGCTTTTTCTACTGCATCAGTGCCTATACAATCATTAGCAAACTTCACCTGCAAATCAAGCATTCTCGAAAGATCACCTAAAATATGCTTTAAAGAATATTTATCATCTGGCCCACCTTTAGGTCTACCCAAATGAGACATCAAAATTACCGCACCACCATCATTCAATATTTTCTGAATAGTTGGCAACGCAGCACGCATCCTTTTATCATCCGTAATATTAAAATCACTATCTAAAGGGACATTAAAATCTACTCTAACTAAAGCCTTCTTATCATTAAAATTGCATTGATCGATTGTTTTCATCTTAATTGTTTTGTTTTCTATTATGGTTTGGTTGTACGTTTATTTTATGGAATGGCTTTAATCATATTAAAATGAGGACCAATTCCCGGCACCTCAAATTCATCCGAAATCACCTCAAACCCCAGTTTTTTATAAAAACCAACAGCAGAACTCCGCGCATGACACCAAATATAAGAAGCATTACCAGATCTCAGCTCATTAATTGCAAATTTTATAAGATCCGAACCACAACCTTTGCCCGAAAAGACAGGATCAGTTGCCATACCACGTAACCTGAAACCTCCAGCACCCCTTCCTTCGCAATCTTCAGGGAAAAAAGTGGCTATCGAGGCTAATTTACCCTCCACAAAACACCCCAAATGAAAATTGCCCTGAGTTTCGTCTGTTGGGAAAACACATTTCTCCGGCCCAGCATTATTTCTCAACACAAGACTCCTCAAAGCGAGTGTTTCCGCTGTTGTAATATATTTAATCATGATGCTTTTCAATTTTTTGGACTAAATCAACCAATCTGGCAGAATAACCGGACTCATTGTCGTACCAACCCACAACTTTTACCAGATCGCCAACAATAGAAGTCAGCTGCGCATCAAAAATGCAGGAATGTGGATTATCCAAAATATCCACCGAAACAATCGGATCTTCAGTATACTCCACAATTGCACTCAATTCATTTTCAGAAGCCTTTTTAAATGCAGCATTGATCTCTTCTTTTGTTGTAGGTGATTTCAAAATACAGGTAAAATCGGTTAACGATCCATTTAGTACCGGAACCCTTATACCCGCACCACCTAACTTACCTTCCAAATGCGGAAAGATATTGGTAATGGCTTTCGCAGCACCAGTACTTGTAGGAATGATAGAAGCAGAAGCTGCACGAGCTCTTCTTAAATCTTTATGTGGCGAATCATGCAGGTTCTGATCACCAGTCATGGAATGCACCGTAGTAATATACCCATCCAGGATCCCCCAATTGTCGTCCAGTATTTTTACCATCGGCGCGACATTATTCGTTGTACAGGATGCATTTGACAGTATAGGCGAACTCAAATCTATTTCAGCATCGTTCACCCCCAACACCACCATTGGCACTTCTTTATCAGCTGACGGGGCAGATATCAACACCTGTTTCGCTCCGGCTTTCAAATGAAGTTCGGCACCTGCCTTTGTGGTAAACTTGCCGGTCGACTCCAAAACCAGGTCAATCCCCAAAGCAGCCCAAGGCAAATCTTCTGGTTTCTTCATATTATATACCAGAATTTTCTTTCCATCAATGATCAACCCATCGCTATCATGACTTACCTTTCCTTTAAATCCCCGATGAACGGTATCGTACTTAAAAAGGTGAGCTAAAGTAGCAGGATCGCCAAGATCATTTATGGCAACAACATGGATGTTTCTCTCTATTGCAGTGCGTAAAAAAACACGTCCAATTCTTCCAAAACCGTTAATCGCTAATTTCATTTGCTCGTATAAATATGAGCGCAAAAGTACCTATATTCTTTAACCTGATGGTAGTTTTATTGTTTTTTGACTTCAGTTAGTCTTTTTTTCTGGCTTTTTACCCTATGGTCAATTCTCTTTTGTTTTTCTTCATCAGACATCCGGCCAGTACGCTCACTATTATTTATCCAAACTTCATATTGTTTAGCCTGATAATCAACATCAAATACCTTATTATGCACTTCAAAACGAGTAATCATTTTAGCTATAGGTTCCAACGCATTATCAACGGGGACCTGCCAGTCTTCCCAAATGTGAGCAATGAGCACTGATTTTCCGTTCGGAATTTGCTTTAATACAACATCAAAGTAGTCAGCCCGATCTTCTGCCCTTAAGGTTTCCCCGGCAGAACCCACAATCATCCCACCAGCTACACCAACAATAAATCCTAGTGGTCCAGCCAAAAGGCCAACCAATCCACCAACTAAAGCTCCCCCAGCCACTCCGGAACCTACAGCTTTATCCTTTGCCGATTTGATTGATGTTTCACCAGTCTCACTTTTGGTCAACAAATACGACTCTCCCAAAGATAAATCATGGATCAAATCTAATTCCTGTAAAGCCTTTAAACCCGCAAATGCATCAGCCTCATTATCAAATACTGCCTGAATTATCTTTTCCATACGTTTTGTCTATCTATTACTATATAAGACAAATAGAGAGAAACTTTGTTTTGCGTATACAAAGCCTTAAAAGTTTTTTTAATCTGTTTATAAAAATAAACTTTACTAAAAAATAAACATTTAATAATATGCTAAAATTGCACAAATATATGCCCGATGCAGCACGGTTTTTAATAAGTTTCCTGGTACTCTTTGCCACCTTCTATGGTTTTAACATAGGGTATATTGGAATCACAAGCCCTGGCGGACTATACTCCCCATTTTTAGATCAGCATTTCAACTATATAGCGTTATGGCGCAACCTTTATATTTCTACAGCAGCAAAAATACTGGAACTTATGGGCCACGTGGTTTACACAACTGACATCAGTTTAAAAGTCCAGGGATATTCAGGATTCAGGCTCGTCTACTCCTGCCTCGGTTATGGCATAATCAGCTGTTTCTCGGCCTTTGTACTTTCCTTTCCAAAACCGCTCCAGTCTCGCCTTAAGTTTCTTTCCGTCGGACTAAGCCTTATTTTGAGCTTAAATCTATGTCGCCTGATAATGATCGCTTTATTTTACAACCCGCAAACAACCATACTTTCCGTCAACCATCATGATATTTTCAATGCGTTTTTGTATATTGCAATTCTATCCATAAGCTACAAATGGCTCAAATCCTGAGACAACCTAACCACCAAAACAATAGCGATCAAGTCCTAAAAAAATCGAAACCGGATTCAAAAAACAGCCTATAGTTGTCGGGGCGTTGCTGGGGCCTTAACGGGGCGTTGGCGGGGCCTTGCTGGGGCCTATCCCCTCCACAATGCCCCACCAAATAGCTGCTAGTGTACCGCTAAGATACCCGGCATTATTGGAATTTACCCTCTTTATGCAACAGTTCAAAATACTTATCTAAATTGATACCTAACGACTGTTCAAAAGCAGCCTTTAAGTCTTCCGGCTGTGGATGCTTTCCTTTCCACAAATTAAAATAAAGCTTAAAAGCATTATCTATCCTTTCTCTTCCTACGCCATCTTCTAATATATACAACCATAAAGCAGTTTTTAAATAAGATGCTGTACTATATTCATCAGAGGAGTGAAATTTATCCGAAGGTATATCAATAGCTGAGGTCATAGGCATTCCGCTCAAAGCACCATAAATCGCAGCTAAAAAATCTTTAACCGGCAATGCCTGAACTTCCACAGGTATGGCATCACCAAATACAGAATTTGTCCTATATTTTTCAGCCTCATATCTAAACTGAAAATAAGTATTCAACCCCTCATCCTGCCAGGCATGTTCCCTTTCATTACTACCCAACATACTCATAAACCAGTTGTGTCCAACCTCATGCGCAATCACCCCATCCAATGATTCCTTTTTGGCATCAGGACTAGTGATCAGCGTGATTGTTGGATATTCCATCCCACCACTCGAATTATTTTTAGGCCCTTCCACTACCTGTACCACAGGATATTCATATTCTCCGATCCACTTACTGTAATGCCTAACCGCATCCTTTGCATAATCAATGCTATAGTTCCATAAAGTGCTGTCCTTATTGTGATAATAAGTAAATGCATCAATCACTTTACCCGATTCCAGCTTTAGCGTATCATATTGAATCACAAAATCCTTATCCGCAAACCAGGCAAAATCAGGTACATTATTCATCTTATAATTCAGCTTTTTAACACCGTTTTTATTTTTTGCCACATAAAGCGCAGGCTTGGCACTGCGATCGGCAACATTCTTAGCGCCAACCTTTTTATAAGCAGCCAGCTCGTCTGCGTTCTGCAAAGTACCCGTCGCCCCTACTACATAATCAGAGGGTACCGTAATATTTACATTAAAAGAAGCATAATCACTATAAAACTCACCCATATCCAGGTAAGGGAACTCATGCCAACCCTTTTTATCAAATACTGCTGGCTTCGGATACCATTGACAAACCATAAATTCACCATCTGCAAAACCCGATCTGGAGAAATAAGAAGGCAATTTCACTTTAAAATCAGTAGTAATACTTACAGAATCACCAGGCTTTAAAGCAGTCGGCAACTTCAGCTTAATTACATCAATATACTGTGGATTTGGATGCGCTTCAGTAGCAGCAACTTTTCCATTCACCTTAAAATTCAAACCTTCTATACTTCCATAAGTATACTTTTCCAGCTTAGCAGCCCTGGAGGTATCATTTTTTAGTTGCTGAAACAAGGCCGTATTTTCATTTTTATAAGCATTTGGCCAGATATGAAACCAGATAAAATTAAGCGTCGAAGGCGAATTGTTTTTATACACAATCGTTTCAAAACCTTTTAATGATTTCTCTTGATCATTTAACGCTACATCTATTTTGTAGCTCACATGCTGCTGCCAATATTTTTCCTGTGAAAAAACAAAGGAGCTAAAAAAAATAAGAACAATGGTAAGGCCTCTCTTCATCGATAAATGTTGTTTTTTGTTCGAAAGATAATAATTTTTATGATGGTTTTTCAAAAACCTATTCTGCACGGACGCTGTTTATTAAGATAAACTTACGCTAATGAAAGCCCCTAAAAAAGAAAACGCTAACCTCATTAAAAAACATAACCATCCAGATGGATTAGACAAATGGAATGAGCGCTTAGATCGCAATCTGGAAAGCGAAAGAGAAGGCAATTCATTAGCCGACGAAAATGCCAGAGATTACACAGAAAAATATGGAAGTGGAGATCAGTCGGATGAAAACTCCCATGCACTTTGATAAGCATCAATCTGTTCTGCGTAAGTAATAAAATCAGCATAAAAAGGCAACCTAGATAAAGTTGCACTATCTCCAATTACAACAAGCTTTTTCCTTGCCCTGGTCATGGCTACATTCATCCGACGGATATCCGACAAAAAGCCTATCGCCCCTTCATCATTACTCCTGGTCATCCCAATATAAACGATATCACGTTCCTGTCCCTGAAAACTGTCAATTGTATTTATAGAAATTTTAGCCGCATACTTCTGTAAATCAGGATGATTAAGCAACAACTCTTTCAACACATGAATCTGTTGTTTATAAGGTGAAATTACAGCCACTGTAGGAAAATCCTCAACCTTATAAACACCGCTCAACTGGTCGAATAACTGCGCCAAGTGTTTCAATAAAAATACAGCCTCTTCCGGATTATAGGTACTCGTACCTTCTGTTTTCTCTTCAAATCCACAACCTGCGGTATCAATAAAGGCCAATGGTGTATCCTCAGCAAACAGCAAATGACTAGCAACAGAACCATGAGCCTTTAGCTTTCCACCATAAAACACGGAAGAAGCATAATTCATGATCTTTTCGTTCATGCGGTATTGTTCTTCCAGCAAAACAACAGCCTCCGGATGCAATGCTACACATTTTTCCAGTAAAGTAGTACTTAAACCAGCCTTGGCAGCCTCATTAGATTTTATGGTCGGCGACAACTGGCAATGATCACCTGCCAAAATAACTTTTTGCGCTTTCAATATGGGAATCCAGCAAGCAGGCTCCAAAGCCTGTCCGGCCTCATCAATAACTACCGTATCAAATTTGCGATCCCTAACGGTATAATGACTTGCACCAACCAATGTTGCGGTAATCACCTGTGCCTTTTCGATCAGATCGTCCATAATATACTGCTCCGTATTAGCGACAGATTTCATAATCTTATGCGCCTCATCAAAAAGTGCTTTACGCTGCTCCTTTTCTGCCCTTCCAAAATTTCTTTTGTATTTGTGGGCCATGTTTTTATACTCCGCGGCCTGCTTTTTCAAGTCTTTGACCTCTTTTATGCTGGCATGACCTGCCACCTTGCTGTCCAAAGTTAAAGAGAACAGCTTATCTGATACTCTGGCCGGATTGCCAATGCGCAAAACATTCAACCCTTCATCAGCTAACTTCTCGCTCAATAAATCAACCGCAGTATTACTTGGCGCAACTACCAAAATCTGTTTCCCATGCTGCTTGATCAATGCCTTAATAGCCTGCACGAGCGTAGTCGTTTTACCGGTTCCTGGTGGCCCATGAACAATAGCCAGGTGCTGTGCAGCAACAATCCGGTTTACAGCATTTTGCTGTATTTCATTTAACTTAGCAATGGGGTAATGAAAAATATCTGCTGCAAACGAAGGCGCTTCATCCCCTGTTAACACTTTTATCAAGTGATGATCATCACCCTGCTCATTCCGTAATGAAGCGCGTTTAACCGCTCCCTGCATTTCATCATAGCTATGATCATCAAAGAGTACATCAATACCCAATTTACCATCCCTGCCCCAATCAGGTAATTCGTCTGTCCGCAAAGTAATCTTTAATCGGTTACCACCCTGATAAGCAATCACACCCTCTACTCGATCATTTTTTGGATCATGGTTCGAGAACAATACTGCAGGCATACCAAATCTCAATTGATGGTTCAAATCCTGGTGCGTTGTTCGTTCCACCTCAACTGTCAGGTAATCGCCTCTACTCATTTCCGATCCTCGGATCGCAATAGGGTACCAGGTTAAACCATTTGCTCTACGTTCTGCTACAGAAAGGGTTTCCTTTTGCTTTATATAAGCTCGTAAATCTTCTTCCCGCTCAGTTTTAAGCAGATCAAGTAGTTTTTTAAAATAAGGCATCCGCAAAGATAGCTATCGCATTTACAAACACTCGTCAGCCAAATATAAAATAGACTCATAATTTTTGCTCACTGCATCAGACATAGCCATTTCGCAGGTTTTTGCAGTAGAATAATACCCCGAATACTCGGCACTTTTCACTTCAGCGGCTTCCGGGGCTGTAGCAGCAGCTGTTAACTCTGGAAAAAGAAAGCCTCTATCTCCAGCCATTCCACAACACCCTACCATTAACGGCACCTCAACTTCATGCGCAAACCGGTCTGCAACCTGAAACAACTTCCCTTCCAGCCCCATTTTCTTTAGCGTGCAAACAGGATGTAAAATGATACTATCTTTTTTATGTACCACTTTCAACTTAGGCAGCACGTGATCATGCAAATAATCAATACTGTCAATAATGCTCAACTGATCAAAATAAGCTTTATTTTCATCTGTAAGCACGGTACGACAATGCTGTAGCGTATGCGTACAAGAACTTACATCCAGCACTACAGGTAATTCCCCCCCTTGTGTCCATTTCCAAAGCTTCCTGACAGTTTCGTTTGAAGTATAAACATAAGCAGCATTATAGCCTTTAGACGAGAACAACTGGCCACAGCAAGTATTATTAATATCATCAGGAACCAGAATCTCAATACCCACTTTGGCAGAAACACTCATAAAGGTTTGTGGTACACTCTTTTTATTGTCCTTCGCACCACCCATCATCCGGTTGATGCAAGTAGGAAAATACACCACAGAACCATTGCTGCTTCCTTCAATTTTACCTTTAGTAGCTTGCAGTTGATTGCTCCATAGTGGAACAGCAGGAATCACCTTTTTCAGCCCCCCCGTAATATTTCTCATGGTAGATTCACCAAAAATCCGGTTCATACCACCACCAGCCTTTACCGCCATTCCAACTGTAAATGCCGTGGCACCAAAGTTCTTTGCCACAATTAAAGCAAGCCCATTAGCTGTTTTACTATGACTCTCTCTCCTCAAACGCTTCACCAAATCGCCAGTGTTGATATCAACCGGACAAGCTGTAGCGCATAAACCATCTACAGCACAAGTATCCAATCCATCATATTGATATTCCTTTACCAGCTGATCAAAATCCTGCTTATTGCCTTTTGATTTTAATCCAGCCAGCTCCCTACGCACCACAATCCTTTGTCTAGGCGTAAGGGTAATGTTGCGACTAGGGCATTTATGTTCACAATAACCACATTCAATGCATTTATCAACCTCCTGTTCTACCGAAGGCAAAGGTTTTAAATTGGCTATATGTGCTTTTTTATTTTCATTGATGATGACTCCGGGGTTAAGCAAATTCTGCGGATCAATGACAGACTTCAGTTGTTTCATGAGCTGATAAGCCTCACCACCCCATTCGGTCTCAATAAAAGGAGCCATATTACGACCAGTACCATGCTCTGCTTTTAAAGTACCATCATAGGTTTCTACCACCAGTTTCACTACATCCTGCATAAACAGGTCATAACGCTCAATTTCAGCAGCCGTATGAAAAGCCTGAGTGACTACAAAATGGATATTCCCATCTTTAGCATGACCAAAAATGATGGCTTCATGGTACGCGTACTTTTTAAACAATTGTTGAAGATCAAGAATAGCATCACCAAGTTTTGCTACCGGGAAAGCAATATCCTCCAGTATCACCGTTGTACCGCTAGCCCGTACAGCACCAACTGCAGGGAACATCCCCTTTCTAAGCTTCCAAAAAAAAGCTTGTTCTTTCACATCTTCCGTAAACAAAGGCACCTCTAGCATGGATAAGGAAGAAGCTGAAGAAAGAAATACTTTTTTCTTAGCGTGCAATTCATCCAAACTATTTGCTTGAAATTCAACCAGCAATGCCGCAGCCGTTTCCGGCAAAGTCTTTAACCTTTCCGGCACTCCCTTTAAACTGTCAATAGACCTTAAAGAGGCCCTATCCATCAGCTCAACCGCCTCTGCACCAGAAACGGTTAAAGGAAT
This is a stretch of genomic DNA from Candidatus Pedobacter colombiensis. It encodes these proteins:
- a CDS encoding phosphoglycerate kinase, with translation MKTIDQCNFNDKKALVRVDFNVPLDSDFNITDDKRMRAALPTIQKILNDGGAVILMSHLGRPKGGPDDKYSLKHILGDLSRMLDLQVKFANDCIGTDAVEKAKNLVPGEVLLLENLRFHKEEEKGDRDFAEKLAKLGDVYVNDAFGTAHRAHASTAIVAEFFPNDKYFGYLMAEELKNAEKVNDGADKPFTAIMGGAKVSDKILLIESLLNKVDNLIIGGGMAYTFAKAQGGEIGTSLLEADRMALCLELMEKAKAKGVNLYLPLDTVIADKFDNEANKGTVDTGRIPADWMGLDIGPKTVALFSEVIANSKTLLWNGPMGVFEMANFEQGTRAVADAVVAATQKNGAFSLIGGGDSAAAIAKFGLEDKVSYVSTGGGALLEYMEGKELPGVKAIND
- a CDS encoding DUF1269 domain-containing protein, which gives rise to MEKIIQAVFDNEADAFAGLKALQELDLIHDLSLGESYLLTKSETGETSIKSAKDKAVGSGVAGGALVGGLVGLLAGPLGFIVGVAGGMIVGSAGETLRAEDRADYFDVVLKQIPNGKSVLIAHIWEDWQVPVDNALEPIAKMITRFEVHNKVFDVDYQAKQYEVWINNSERTGRMSDEEKQKRIDHRVKSQKKRLTEVKKQ
- a CDS encoding FtsL-like putative cell division protein yields the protein MSNRFREHLDEEPELEEEIDVKVKSKPKRKEPESSNTFFKKLFTEGVVSKEAATEMLPFLIFLSVLCMLYIANSHMAVKNIRSIDKLNKEVKELSWEYKSLKADLMFKSKLTEVAKKVDTLGIKELTEPPKKIVINSNEY
- a CDS encoding AAA domain-containing protein, with protein sequence MPYFKKLLDLLKTEREEDLRAYIKQKETLSVAERRANGLTWYPIAIRGSEMSRGDYLTVEVERTTHQDLNHQLRFGMPAVLFSNHDPKNDRVEGVIAYQGGNRLKITLRTDELPDWGRDGKLGIDVLFDDHSYDEMQGAVKRASLRNEQGDDHHLIKVLTGDEAPSFAADIFHYPIAKLNEIQQNAVNRIVAAQHLAIVHGPPGTGKTTTLVQAIKALIKQHGKQILVVAPSNTAVDLLSEKLADEGLNVLRIGNPARVSDKLFSLTLDSKVAGHASIKEVKDLKKQAAEYKNMAHKYKRNFGRAEKEQRKALFDEAHKIMKSVANTEQYIMDDLIEKAQVITATLVGASHYTVRDRKFDTVVIDEAGQALEPACWIPILKAQKVILAGDHCQLSPTIKSNEAAKAGLSTTLLEKCVALHPEAVVLLEEQYRMNEKIMNYASSVFYGGKLKAHGSVASHLLFAEDTPLAFIDTAGCGFEEKTEGTSTYNPEEAVFLLKHLAQLFDQLSGVYKVEDFPTVAVISPYKQQIHVLKELLLNHPDLQKYAAKISINTIDSFQGQERDIVYIGMTRSNDEGAIGFLSDIRRMNVAMTRARKKLVVIGDSATLSRLPFYADFITYAEQIDAYQSAWEFSSD
- the mraZ gene encoding division/cell wall cluster transcriptional repressor MraZ yields the protein MVQLLGEFDCKLDAKGRLMVPSNLKKQLPNVEDEGLVINRGFEKHLVIYPKKVWESMVEEMSKLNQYEPKTRAFIRYFTRGATSLTLDAAGRVNLPKSLLESVGIEISDDLVLACQFDKVEVWSKKAYEALFDEEPENFAFLAQEVMGNKNRGEDGK
- a CDS encoding GNAT family N-acetyltransferase, whose product is MIKYITTAETLALRSLVLRNNAGPEKCVFPTDETQGNFHLGCFVEGKLASIATFFPEDCEGRGAGGFRLRGMATDPVFSGKGCGSDLIKFAINELRSGNASYIWCHARSSAVGFYKKLGFEVISDEFEVPGIGPHFNMIKAIP
- the rsmH gene encoding 16S rRNA (cytosine(1402)-N(4))-methyltransferase RsmH, whose product is MENNYHVPVLLKECMDGLNIKPDGVYVDVTFGGGGHSREILKKLGKDGVLIAFDQDPDAQRNKIDDPRFHFVDQNFAFLKNNLRLLGYKTVDGILADLGVSSHQFNEPERGFSTRFDAALDMRMDKQGKLTAADVLNTYTEDQLHKIFGIYGEVKNAKSLARVIVTGRVDRPVLTLADFKAIAAAHIPKGKEHKYMAQVFQALRIEVNAEMKVLEDFLLQTADVLKPGGRLVVMSYHSLEDRPVKNFLAKGKFRGEVDKDFFGNEQKPFKVITRKAIVADELELQQNSRSRSAKLRVGEKI
- a CDS encoding M1 family metallopeptidase — its product is MKRGLTIVLIFFSSFVFSQEKYWQQHVSYKIDVALNDQEKSLKGFETIVYKNNSPSTLNFIWFHIWPNAYKNENTALFQQLKNDTSRAAKLEKYTYGSIEGLNFKVNGKVAATEAHPNPQYIDVIKLKLPTALKPGDSVSITTDFKVKLPSYFSRSGFADGEFMVCQWYPKPAVFDKKGWHEFPYLDMGEFYSDYASFNVNITVPSDYVVGATGTLQNADELAAYKKVGAKNVADRSAKPALYVAKNKNGVKKLNYKMNNVPDFAWFADKDFVIQYDTLKLESGKVIDAFTYYHNKDSTLWNYSIDYAKDAVRHYSKWIGEYEYPVVQVVEGPKNNSSGGMEYPTITLITSPDAKKESLDGVIAHEVGHNWFMSMLGSNEREHAWQDEGLNTYFQFRYEAEKYRTNSVFGDAIPVEVQALPVKDFLAAIYGALSGMPMTSAIDIPSDKFHSSDEYSTASYLKTALWLYILEDGVGRERIDNAFKLYFNLWKGKHPQPEDLKAAFEQSLGINLDKYFELLHKEGKFQ
- the gap gene encoding type I glyceraldehyde-3-phosphate dehydrogenase; the encoded protein is MKLAINGFGRIGRVFLRTAIERNIHVVAINDLGDPATLAHLFKYDTVHRGFKGKVSHDSDGLIIDGKKILVYNMKKPEDLPWAALGIDLVLESTGKFTTKAGAELHLKAGAKQVLISAPSADKEVPMVVLGVNDAEIDLSSPILSNASCTTNNVAPMVKILDDNWGILDGYITTVHSMTGDQNLHDSPHKDLRRARAASASIIPTSTGAAKAITNIFPHLEGKLGGAGIRVPVLNGSLTDFTCILKSPTTKEEINAAFKKASENELSAIVEYTEDPIVSVDILDNPHSCIFDAQLTSIVGDLVKVVGWYDNESGYSARLVDLVQKIEKHHD